From one Leptospira licerasiae serovar Varillal str. VAR 010 genomic stretch:
- a CDS encoding tetratricopeptide repeat protein produces the protein MIFVILVAAGIILIVAAGSFLIQSKKDSFEKALALAAMGNYVDSRILIRDILDSNPSNTRAHFIMAKIYAMEGDYNNEAKHLDKIKKIGSFDKEISEIAVSNRLADIYYQQDLYEEAVFHYSDTLSVDPDNLEACIRIGFMAIGQKEFGIADKFLSRIPDEKIKMPALLIAKGVVAGILRKGDPRTYFQKAFEEDPTSSVGGFLYAVSLSRAGDHDEAIRVANSVVDVVMDEYVRYTLFQFIMLEFILKENWNEALKHARLCMEIARNNGWKQEMIDSDFHFALIAINMGRLEDASEYLIEAESERVDDDRIIELANYKYQVETKRLELGKVSKSGFVPEQELGKLFSELFPVERYYEISGLKSSKSFHIKGIIDEEGNKIVIDVNKIGISAMDHYRSLKGVDFKNLCVKVVLALNYTVSREIPNKEGDGVNFQGLNKTDKETRALFKFRKWKDAKISDIFLRDTLGQVKDMGLDKAFIVGDADFTEGARRFLADNPSRLSVLYGRDLEELLKKALKSQG, from the coding sequence ATGATCTTTGTAATTCTCGTAGCAGCTGGAATCATCCTGATCGTCGCGGCAGGTTCTTTTCTCATTCAATCCAAAAAGGATTCGTTTGAGAAAGCTCTAGCTTTGGCGGCTATGGGAAATTACGTCGACTCTCGGATCCTCATCCGAGATATTCTAGATTCCAATCCATCTAACACCAGGGCTCATTTTATCATGGCGAAAATTTACGCCATGGAAGGCGATTATAATAACGAAGCAAAACATTTGGATAAGATCAAAAAGATCGGAAGCTTCGATAAGGAAATCTCGGAAATAGCAGTTTCTAATCGTCTTGCAGATATATATTACCAACAAGATCTATACGAAGAAGCTGTATTTCATTATTCGGATACCCTTTCCGTTGACCCGGATAATCTAGAAGCTTGTATCCGAATCGGTTTTATGGCGATCGGTCAGAAAGAATTCGGGATCGCGGATAAATTCCTTTCTAGGATCCCGGATGAGAAGATCAAAATGCCTGCATTACTAATAGCAAAAGGTGTGGTCGCAGGGATCTTACGAAAGGGAGATCCCAGAACTTATTTCCAAAAAGCATTCGAAGAAGATCCGACATCGTCGGTAGGCGGATTTTTATACGCAGTATCTTTGTCTAGAGCAGGGGACCATGACGAGGCGATCCGTGTAGCAAACTCGGTCGTAGATGTTGTCATGGATGAATACGTTCGTTACACATTATTCCAATTCATCATGTTGGAATTCATACTTAAAGAGAATTGGAACGAAGCCCTGAAACACGCAAGACTTTGTATGGAAATCGCAAGGAATAACGGATGGAAACAGGAGATGATAGACTCCGATTTCCATTTTGCTTTGATCGCGATCAATATGGGAAGGTTGGAAGACGCCAGCGAGTATCTGATCGAAGCTGAATCAGAGAGAGTGGATGATGATCGGATCATCGAACTCGCAAATTATAAATACCAGGTTGAGACAAAAAGACTAGAACTTGGAAAAGTATCTAAGAGTGGATTTGTTCCGGAGCAAGAACTCGGAAAATTATTTTCGGAGTTATTTCCGGTCGAACGTTATTATGAGATCTCAGGTTTAAAGTCTTCCAAGTCTTTTCATATCAAAGGGATCATAGACGAAGAAGGGAATAAGATCGTAATCGACGTAAATAAGATCGGGATTAGCGCCATGGATCATTACAGATCCTTAAAAGGTGTGGATTTCAAGAATTTATGCGTGAAGGTCGTGCTCGCCCTAAATTATACGGTGAGTAGAGAGATCCCGAACAAGGAAGGGGATGGTGTTAATTTCCAAGGTCTAAATAAAACGGATAAGGAAACAAGAGCGCTTTTCAAATTCAGAAAATGGAAGGATGCTAAAATTTCGGATATATTTTTAAGAGATACCTTGGGCCAGGTAAAAGATATGGGATTGGACAAGGCGTTTATCGTAGGAGATGCGGACTTCACGGAAGGCGCTCGCAGATTTTTGGCGGATAATCCGTCCAGGCTCTCCGTTCTTTACGGAAGAGATCTAGAAGAACTTTTAAAAAAGGCGCTGAAATCCCAAGGCTAA
- a CDS encoding ABC transporter ATP-binding protein: MILRINNLSRHYGSTKAVNGISFDINQSDYVAIVGPSGSGKTTLLSMITGMLSSSSGEIYFDTLKLSSMTKGELARFRAKNIGLIFQFSELVSHLNVEENILLPALLVGKFEEQEYREKCEYLISSLNLHTIRSQLPSSLSGGQIQMTAIARALINEPEILLADEPSGDLDPENSELVRKLLSDFNSRGLTILLVTHDMNLAFDAKTIYEMREGSFTRVVK, encoded by the coding sequence ATGATCTTACGGATCAATAATCTCTCCAGACATTACGGTTCCACCAAAGCGGTAAACGGAATATCGTTCGACATCAATCAATCCGACTATGTCGCGATCGTGGGACCTTCCGGTTCGGGAAAAACCACTCTTCTTTCCATGATCACCGGAATGTTGTCCAGTAGCTCCGGAGAGATCTACTTCGACACTTTAAAACTTTCCTCTATGACCAAAGGGGAGCTCGCCAGGTTCAGGGCAAAAAATATAGGACTAATTTTCCAATTTTCAGAACTGGTTTCCCATCTAAACGTGGAAGAGAATATTCTTCTGCCTGCCTTGCTCGTAGGAAAATTCGAGGAACAGGAATACAGAGAAAAATGCGAATATCTAATCTCTAGTTTGAATCTTCATACGATAAGAAGCCAACTCCCAAGTAGTCTTTCCGGTGGGCAGATCCAAATGACTGCAATCGCAAGGGCTCTTATCAATGAACCTGAAATACTTCTCGCAGATGAACCTTCCGGAGACTTGGATCCGGAAAACAGTGAATTAGTACGTAAACTTCTCTCCGATTTTAATTCAAGAGGACTAACGATCCTACTCGTGACCCATGATATGAATCTTGCATTCGATGCAAAGACGATCTACGAAATGAGAGAAGGAAGTTTTACCAGAGTCGTTAAATGA
- a CDS encoding ROK family protein: MSFIIGVDIGAQSIKACLTDRSGKIISHSDRKTGPEMDSNHFLSVLEEQISELIAGSKDSVLGIGIGSPGPIDKENGILISSANLPLLKHVPLVDFLKKKFNIPVYYDNDANCAALGEYWFGEGKTSPNLVVLTLGTGLGGGWVFEGKLFDGYLGNSMEVGHTTIHPGGALCGCGQRGCAEAYFSASGFSSRFLEKTGSKLQDVETLFDLASKHHKEANEILEEGIESLAQLIRNLIHLLNPEHIVLSGGIAKSYSFFGKRLENRVREIIFPIFKEYVKILPGKSVTGALGAASLCLDNKT; the protein is encoded by the coding sequence ATGAGTTTTATTATAGGCGTGGATATCGGCGCCCAAAGTATTAAAGCCTGCCTTACGGATCGTTCCGGCAAAATAATTTCCCATTCAGATAGAAAGACGGGACCGGAAATGGATTCTAATCATTTTTTGTCCGTATTGGAAGAACAGATCTCGGAACTTATCGCAGGTTCCAAAGATTCGGTACTAGGTATAGGGATCGGAAGTCCAGGTCCAATAGATAAAGAAAATGGAATATTGATCTCTTCTGCCAATCTTCCCTTGTTAAAGCACGTTCCCTTAGTCGATTTCTTAAAGAAGAAATTCAACATTCCGGTTTATTACGATAACGACGCGAACTGTGCAGCCTTAGGAGAGTATTGGTTCGGCGAAGGCAAAACTTCTCCCAATCTGGTCGTTCTCACATTAGGGACCGGACTAGGCGGCGGCTGGGTTTTCGAAGGAAAACTATTCGACGGATATCTTGGAAATTCCATGGAAGTTGGACATACTACGATCCATCCAGGTGGAGCGTTATGCGGTTGCGGTCAAAGAGGATGTGCAGAGGCCTACTTCAGCGCAAGCGGATTCTCTTCTAGATTTTTAGAAAAGACAGGATCCAAACTTCAGGATGTAGAAACCCTATTCGATCTAGCTTCAAAACATCATAAGGAAGCGAACGAGATCCTGGAAGAAGGGATAGAAAGTTTAGCACAACTGATCCGCAATCTGATCCATTTACTCAATCCGGAACATATAGTACTGTCCGGAGGAATAGCCAAGTCTTACTCCTTTTTCGGAAAACGACTTGAAAACCGAGTGAGAGAAATCATTTTTCCCATATTCAAAGAATACGTAAAGATCCTTCCGGGAAAATCGGTCACCGGCGCCCTGGGAGCCGCAAGTTTATGTTTGGACAATAAAACATGA
- a CDS encoding histidine triad nucleotide-binding protein, with protein MTDSCIFCKLINKEIPANIVFEDDNLFAFHDIAPQAPTHFLVIPKKHIVDIDHTSAEDKALLGEILYRATEIARSLGLNKEGFRIVNNMGLLGGQTVFHLHFHVLGGRQMKWPPG; from the coding sequence ATGACAGATTCGTGTATATTTTGTAAACTAATCAACAAAGAGATCCCGGCCAATATCGTTTTCGAAGATGATAATCTATTCGCTTTTCATGATATTGCTCCCCAGGCCCCTACTCATTTTCTAGTCATTCCCAAAAAACATATCGTGGACATAGACCACACCAGCGCGGAGGATAAAGCTCTTCTTGGAGAAATTTTATACAGAGCCACTGAGATCGCGAGATCCTTGGGCTTGAACAAAGAAGGTTTCCGCATTGTGAACAATATGGGCTTACTTGGCGGCCAAACAGTATTCCATCTTCATTTCCATGTATTGGGTGGAAGACAAATGAAATGGCCTCCGGGCTGA
- a CDS encoding lysylphosphatidylglycerol synthase transmembrane domain-containing protein, producing the protein MKKLLLGFGISALSLGFLFWNLDLSGFDSILERWKPIFLIPFFIAILWGLLLFSWRWYLLLGKKVPFRTALLSAYIGVGANQFLPARGGDIFRLYLCKKGENIGYGSLVSGIFLEKVLDFSFIFCAGLGALFILGVNGSETKILFPLLGIFGIFSALIIVRLFHKHLISFGEFLFSKIGKKEFFSEKLAPQVEELGSFLTFRNVSSYGVLTACTWLLGYALHYTLLQYLVGIHLSPLETVFIMFCGAVGVMVPSAPSGAGVYHASITSGFVLLGRESSEGLVYATTVHLGQMVALGILTAILYVYWSFTEKEKIK; encoded by the coding sequence TTGAAAAAATTATTACTCGGATTCGGTATTAGCGCTTTATCACTCGGTTTCCTATTCTGGAACCTCGATCTTTCCGGATTCGATTCCATCCTAGAAAGATGGAAACCTATCTTCTTAATTCCATTCTTCATCGCTATTCTTTGGGGATTACTTCTATTCTCTTGGAGATGGTATTTACTACTCGGCAAAAAAGTTCCGTTCCGAACCGCACTTCTTTCGGCTTATATCGGGGTGGGAGCCAATCAATTTTTACCTGCAAGAGGAGGAGATATCTTCCGTCTTTATCTCTGCAAAAAAGGGGAAAATATAGGTTACGGAAGTTTGGTGAGCGGTATCTTTCTAGAAAAGGTCCTGGACTTCTCCTTCATATTCTGCGCGGGACTCGGTGCACTTTTTATCTTAGGAGTGAACGGGTCCGAAACCAAAATACTATTTCCTTTGCTCGGTATCTTCGGGATCTTTTCCGCACTCATAATCGTTCGTTTATTTCACAAACACCTCATCTCTTTCGGAGAGTTCTTATTCTCTAAAATAGGAAAAAAGGAATTTTTCTCCGAAAAACTCGCGCCCCAAGTAGAGGAATTGGGGAGTTTTTTAACTTTTCGTAATGTTTCCAGTTATGGAGTTCTGACCGCCTGTACTTGGCTTCTAGGATATGCGCTCCATTATACTCTTTTACAATACTTAGTCGGGATCCATTTAAGTCCTTTGGAAACCGTATTTATTATGTTCTGCGGAGCCGTGGGTGTGATGGTACCTTCTGCACCATCAGGAGCTGGAGTATATCATGCTTCTATCACTTCCGGATTCGTTCTATTAGGTAGGGAAAGTTCGGAAGGTTTAGTATATGCAACCACCGTTCATTTAGGACAGATGGTCGCACTTGGGATCTTGACGGCTATACTTTACGTGTACTGGTCTTTTACCGAAAAAGAAAAGATCAAATAG
- a CDS encoding OsmC family protein: protein MNSEELKKIQTPLKDKYREAPDSAVYTLKAKGKLGEGISCKVETGRAMADAGLHPATGGNGMLACSGDLLLEALVACAGVTLGAVATSIGVNIKEGFVRAEGDLDFRGTLGVSKDIPVGFKDIRLFFDLNSDADQEKTQTLLKLTERYCVVYQTIVSGTKINTEIKNSPVLA from the coding sequence ATGAATTCAGAAGAATTAAAAAAAATCCAAACTCCTTTAAAAGACAAATACCGCGAGGCCCCGGACTCCGCAGTTTATACATTAAAAGCAAAAGGTAAATTAGGAGAAGGGATCTCTTGTAAAGTAGAGACGGGTAGGGCCATGGCGGATGCTGGACTTCATCCAGCGACTGGTGGGAACGGAATGCTCGCTTGTTCAGGAGATTTACTCTTAGAAGCATTAGTTGCCTGTGCGGGTGTAACGTTAGGTGCAGTTGCAACTTCTATAGGAGTTAATATCAAAGAAGGGTTTGTAAGAGCGGAAGGGGATTTGGATTTTCGAGGAACTTTAGGGGTTTCTAAAGATATTCCGGTAGGTTTCAAAGATATCAGACTATTTTTCGATTTGAATTCGGATGCCGATCAGGAAAAGACCCAGACTTTATTAAAACTTACGGAAAGATACTGCGTAGTTTATCAAACGATTGTTTCCGGAACTAAGATCAATACTGAGATCAAAAATAGTCCCGTTCTTGCGTGA
- a CDS encoding LA_2478/LA_2722/LA_4182 family protein, with amino-acid sequence MKYIKNLMLLSTAVFIAVNCSKSPEQKILELGPRFQLAFCSKIIECGKGEIEKIPPKYRNTLPTFLQSQEACVTYFKENFDQARGQRKLKREEATPEMAQEFENCVSALEKSSCELFQKKETKQLGVPGCEGLPKIAQPDIP; translated from the coding sequence ATGAAATATATAAAAAATCTAATGTTATTATCGACTGCAGTTTTTATCGCAGTCAATTGTTCCAAGTCGCCTGAGCAAAAAATCCTGGAATTAGGGCCTAGATTCCAATTAGCATTTTGTTCTAAGATCATAGAATGTGGAAAGGGGGAGATAGAAAAGATCCCGCCTAAATACAGAAATACTCTTCCTACGTTTTTACAATCCCAAGAAGCATGCGTTACTTATTTTAAGGAAAATTTCGACCAAGCAAGGGGACAAAGAAAGTTAAAGAGAGAGGAGGCGACTCCCGAAATGGCTCAAGAATTTGAAAACTGCGTTTCTGCTCTTGAAAAGTCCAGTTGTGAGTTGTTCCAAAAGAAAGAAACAAAACAACTCGGTGTTCCAGGTTGCGAAGGTCTTCCTAAGATCGCTCAACCGGATATTCCCTAA
- a CDS encoding beta-ketoacyl-[acyl-carrier-protein] synthase family protein, which produces MDKSKNGKNSRVVITGIGVILPNTFSVQDFWTNLSEGRSQLDFITRFPTEDFPIKVAGEMNTFDWKKHLPDLSDKYSKNYNTETLALMAAMEEANKDAGISKGDLHPSKVGFIDSSSRASMAWWDFAWRKYLEEKDHNVFDRYSVLTSMASNPTNLTAINANIQGFVTTVSAACVGGHHAISLCYQAIRKGRAEVMYAGGHEFPILKTLMMMYSDPMSRVMSLEKDNPKKGIRPYDINRDGFLLGEGAIVLVMERLDRALQRGAKIYSEVLGTYSYNEADHAMRMDLTGKKATTGLRHLMKISGLRLGDIDYFCGHGTATHNNDLAESRAIGHLYEGRPKFHWAPVGSIKPIFGHTFGAAGIINVAATSLMLKNQILCPTINLENPDPECDHDHVAEGARKAKIRYAISMAFAIGSQSSFVSLAAPEF; this is translated from the coding sequence ATGGATAAATCTAAAAACGGAAAAAACTCTCGGGTAGTCATCACTGGTATCGGAGTCATTCTTCCGAACACCTTTTCAGTACAAGACTTTTGGACAAATCTTTCCGAAGGAAGATCCCAACTGGATTTTATCACTCGTTTCCCTACCGAGGACTTCCCGATCAAAGTTGCGGGAGAGATGAATACGTTCGACTGGAAGAAACATCTACCCGATCTGAGCGATAAATATTCTAAAAATTATAATACGGAGACTTTGGCTTTGATGGCCGCCATGGAAGAAGCCAATAAGGATGCGGGTATATCTAAAGGAGATTTACATCCCAGTAAAGTCGGCTTTATAGATTCTTCTTCCAGAGCGTCTATGGCTTGGTGGGATTTTGCATGGAGAAAATATTTAGAAGAAAAGGATCATAACGTGTTCGATCGTTACTCAGTTCTCACTTCTATGGCTTCTAACCCGACCAATTTAACGGCGATTAACGCAAATATCCAAGGGTTTGTTACCACCGTATCCGCAGCTTGTGTGGGCGGGCATCATGCGATCAGTTTATGTTACCAAGCCATACGTAAAGGTAGAGCCGAAGTTATGTATGCCGGAGGTCATGAATTTCCGATTCTCAAAACTCTAATGATGATGTATTCCGATCCGATGAGCAGGGTTATGTCTTTGGAAAAAGATAATCCTAAAAAAGGAATTCGCCCTTACGATATAAATAGAGACGGGTTTCTATTGGGAGAGGGTGCAATCGTTCTCGTAATGGAAAGATTGGACAGAGCATTACAAAGAGGTGCTAAGATCTATTCCGAAGTTTTGGGAACTTATAGTTACAATGAAGCGGACCACGCGATGAGAATGGATTTAACCGGCAAAAAAGCCACAACCGGTCTCAGGCATTTGATGAAGATCAGCGGACTTCGTTTGGGAGATATAGATTATTTCTGCGGACACGGAACTGCAACGCATAATAACGATTTGGCGGAGAGTCGTGCGATAGGCCATCTATATGAGGGTCGTCCGAAATTCCATTGGGCGCCTGTAGGTTCCATCAAGCCGATATTCGGCCATACATTCGGAGCTGCGGGAATTATCAACGTAGCGGCAACTTCTCTGATGTTGAAAAACCAGATTCTATGTCCTACAATCAATCTGGAGAATCCGGATCCGGAATGCGATCATGACCATGTCGCAGAAGGAGCCAGAAAAGCGAAAATCAGATATGCCATTTCCATGGCGTTCGCGATCGGAAGCCAATCTTCATTCGTAAGTTTGGCGGCTCCGGAGTTTTGA
- a CDS encoding SiaB family protein kinase, whose product MQLSKQYNVLKRTGVALLYKGPFSETTISSLNDLLKEKLEGEKKKNRILTVFVEMAQNVAHYSIERDEKSGIGILVLRRKAHNWELNCGNAITPEQAAFLKGKLEETKKLSQEELKQRYNEQIRSDRPEKSKGAGLGFFEIARKSDLPLVYQLEEADNGDLFFRLTARFLLEGAYSSGL is encoded by the coding sequence ATGCAGTTATCAAAACAATATAATGTTCTTAAAAGGACTGGAGTAGCTCTTCTTTATAAGGGACCTTTTTCTGAGACTACCATTTCCTCCTTAAACGATCTTCTAAAAGAAAAATTGGAAGGAGAAAAGAAAAAGAACCGTATCCTCACAGTATTTGTGGAAATGGCCCAGAATGTTGCCCATTACTCGATAGAAAGAGACGAAAAAAGCGGGATAGGCATTTTAGTTTTAAGAAGAAAGGCGCATAACTGGGAATTGAATTGTGGGAACGCGATCACTCCCGAACAAGCTGCATTCTTAAAAGGTAAATTAGAAGAAACTAAAAAACTTTCCCAAGAAGAACTCAAACAAAGATACAATGAACAGATCCGTTCCGACAGGCCGGAAAAAAGTAAAGGTGCCGGTTTAGGTTTTTTTGAAATAGCAAGGAAATCGGATTTGCCTTTGGTGTATCAATTAGAGGAGGCGGATAACGGGGATCTATTCTTCCGATTGACCGCCCGATTTCTGTTAGAAGGGGCTTATTCTTCCGGCTTATGA
- a CDS encoding PP2C family protein-serine/threonine phosphatase — protein MKLRYYAITDKGNFRSHNEDSFLAADSLVCGQTHGESETVRILDTEESSGLFALADGLGGHEAGEIASRVALEKLAWMEKAIRPIEELPSSGWKNLIRKINNEVNAYGESIGKPKMGTTLVGCLLGRRKSWIFNVGDSRLYHFTKNGLSKVTVDHNIGEELGSSYGRNLLTSCIGGGTKSIEVDTFDYSGKLSPGDFILICTDGLTEVLNIDQIEKILREHEDLRETCRILSEEANLRLTRDNHTIVIIRIDSV, from the coding sequence ATGAAACTCCGGTATTATGCAATCACGGACAAAGGAAACTTTCGTTCTCATAACGAGGATTCTTTTTTAGCCGCAGATAGTTTGGTATGCGGCCAAACTCATGGTGAATCGGAAACAGTCCGTATATTAGACACGGAAGAATCTTCCGGACTATTCGCGTTAGCGGACGGCTTAGGCGGGCATGAGGCCGGAGAGATCGCAAGCAGGGTCGCGTTAGAAAAACTTGCTTGGATGGAGAAAGCGATCCGCCCCATCGAAGAATTACCTTCCTCCGGTTGGAAAAACCTGATCCGCAAAATTAACAACGAAGTAAACGCATACGGAGAATCCATAGGAAAACCCAAGATGGGAACCACTTTAGTCGGTTGTCTTTTGGGAAGAAGAAAGTCCTGGATCTTCAACGTAGGGGATAGCCGTCTTTATCATTTTACAAAGAACGGGCTAAGCAAAGTAACGGTAGACCATAATATCGGCGAAGAACTGGGGTCCAGTTACGGCAGAAATCTTTTGACCAGTTGTATCGGCGGCGGAACAAAAAGTATTGAAGTGGATACATTCGACTATTCCGGAAAATTGTCGCCGGGAGATTTTATACTGATCTGCACGGATGGTCTCACTGAGGTCCTGAACATTGACCAGATAGAAAAGATCCTGAGAGAACATGAGGACCTAAGAGAAACCTGTAGAATACTTTCCGAAGAAGCGAATTTACGACTTACTAGAGACAATCATACGATTGTCATCATACGGATAGATTCGGTTTGA
- a CDS encoding SDR family NAD(P)-dependent oxidoreductase encodes MKDKVALVTGGNAGIGKAIVLEFVSRGAKVIFCGRREEEGQKTAEEISKLGGKVKFFRCDVSDDSQVKELVQRAESEFGGLDYAVNNAAVGGLAIDLHQYPEKVWDKVIAVDLKGTWLCMKHEIELLLKRGGGSIVNVSSIAGLVGADWKVAPYSAAKHGVVGLTKSAALEYAEKKIRVNAVCPGFIRTEMLEGLFHSSSDPREAEKKITRLHPVNRLSEPSEVAKAAVWLCSEEASFITGVALPVDGGYTAK; translated from the coding sequence ATGAAAGATAAGGTCGCATTAGTAACAGGCGGGAACGCAGGGATCGGAAAAGCGATCGTACTGGAATTCGTTTCCAGAGGTGCAAAGGTTATATTCTGCGGAAGAAGAGAAGAAGAAGGACAAAAAACTGCGGAAGAAATTTCCAAACTGGGTGGAAAGGTAAAATTCTTTCGTTGCGATGTCTCCGATGATTCCCAAGTAAAAGAATTGGTGCAAAGAGCGGAGTCTGAATTCGGGGGACTCGACTACGCAGTGAATAACGCTGCAGTTGGAGGACTTGCGATTGATCTACATCAATATCCCGAGAAAGTTTGGGACAAAGTGATCGCAGTAGATCTAAAAGGAACCTGGCTCTGTATGAAACATGAAATAGAACTTCTCTTAAAAAGAGGAGGTGGGTCTATCGTAAATGTTTCCTCTATCGCAGGGTTAGTCGGCGCAGATTGGAAAGTGGCTCCATATTCTGCAGCAAAACATGGAGTAGTTGGACTAACAAAATCCGCAGCATTAGAATATGCTGAAAAAAAGATCAGAGTGAACGCGGTTTGTCCGGGATTTATTCGAACGGAAATGTTAGAAGGCCTGTTCCATTCTTCGTCTGATCCAAGGGAGGCCGAGAAAAAAATCACCAGATTGCATCCGGTCAATCGACTTTCCGAACCGAGTGAAGTGGCAAAAGCGGCGGTTTGGTTATGTTCTGAGGAAGCTTCTTTTATCACAGGCGTGGCGCTTCCCGTAGACGGCGGCTATACTGCTAAATAA
- a CDS encoding four helix bundle protein codes for MAQNPQSEAEFPSEYYFSTEIPIRKIDLSLDIHVSFASILDLVMEAHLQFFQYLGYSVTDIHGNSIIFANASIQYQGELLYKDKVIIDVSLDNFGEKSFDLYFRLSKKNRAEKVSVVKIRVLFFDYKQRKVVPVPSEFKNKFDAGKYIKMQSPEIGKEISSAVGPDGFVFGFRKLEVWNLSHVFLLHLYELCESWKGKVEPSLLEHIRSISSLLPVRIAGAWGTRIRAEKVKNILRAKVHLEELRYLLILVADLGKVDPSQELEDLQTINSHLKKYLNKVRTGETRKIR; via the coding sequence ATGGCGCAGAATCCTCAGTCAGAAGCTGAGTTCCCATCGGAATATTATTTTTCGACGGAAATACCGATCCGTAAGATCGATCTTAGTTTGGACATACATGTTTCTTTTGCAAGTATACTCGATCTTGTAATGGAAGCTCATCTTCAATTCTTCCAATATCTGGGTTATTCAGTCACCGACATACATGGAAATAGTATCATATTCGCGAATGCTTCCATTCAATACCAGGGAGAATTATTATATAAAGATAAAGTGATTATAGACGTTTCTTTGGATAATTTCGGGGAGAAGTCTTTCGATCTGTATTTTAGGCTTTCTAAAAAGAATCGAGCGGAGAAGGTCTCCGTCGTGAAGATTAGGGTCTTATTCTTTGATTATAAACAAAGGAAAGTAGTTCCTGTGCCTTCTGAATTTAAAAATAAATTCGACGCAGGCAAATACATCAAGATGCAAAGTCCTGAGATCGGAAAAGAGATCTCGAGTGCTGTTGGTCCGGATGGATTCGTATTCGGATTTCGTAAACTGGAAGTGTGGAATCTATCACATGTTTTCCTTCTTCATTTATACGAACTTTGTGAGAGTTGGAAAGGAAAAGTAGAGCCAAGTCTTTTGGAACATATCAGATCTATTTCCTCTTTATTACCTGTTAGGATTGCGGGGGCTTGGGGAACAAGGATACGCGCCGAAAAAGTAAAAAATATACTAAGAGCAAAAGTGCATTTGGAAGAGTTAAGATATCTTTTGATCTTAGTAGCGGATCTTGGAAAAGTGGACCCTTCCCAAGAGTTGGAAGATCTTCAGACAATTAATTCTCATCTCAAAAAATATCTGAATAAAGTTAGGACCGGAGAAACTAGAAAGATCCGATGA
- a CDS encoding acyl-CoA thioesterase, protein MSEATKESFTFKTELVVRRSDTRSATVVGGLYVSHLTYETFIPLVNEVFDAFLESNSWSKANIAGANIIIPKMEVEYRSEAKAGDVLEFSAGIFNLGKKSCELHVSASQKVSKEEVGLAKISLVFFDYVSKKTLEIPSAFRAKFEV, encoded by the coding sequence ATGTCGGAAGCCACCAAAGAGTCTTTTACATTCAAGACAGAACTAGTTGTCCGCAGATCGGATACTAGAAGCGCAACTGTGGTGGGTGGACTTTATGTTTCTCATCTAACATACGAAACATTTATCCCTCTCGTAAACGAAGTATTCGATGCATTCTTAGAATCGAATTCTTGGTCCAAGGCAAATATTGCGGGAGCAAATATCATTATTCCTAAAATGGAAGTGGAATATAGATCCGAAGCGAAGGCAGGGGACGTTTTGGAATTTTCCGCAGGAATTTTTAATTTAGGAAAGAAGTCCTGCGAGTTACATGTTTCCGCCTCTCAAAAAGTTTCCAAAGAAGAAGTAGGGCTTGCGAAAATTTCTCTAGTATTCTTCGACTATGTTTCTAAAAAGACCTTAGAGATCCCCTCCGCATTTAGGGCGAAATTCGAAGTATGA